The Bacillus sp. Y1 genome has a window encoding:
- a CDS encoding putative zinc-binding protein produces the protein MKRTHLPLVYSCSGCSSAAQTANLIAIKMDREDIAEMSCIAGVGGDVKPLVKTAKSGREIIAIDGCPLACTKNCLARHGVQPTHHFDLSNFNVVKKNGEDPDLDVFMTTYERIVELI, from the coding sequence ATGAAAAGGACGCATTTACCATTGGTATATTCATGCTCAGGCTGTTCTTCAGCCGCACAAACCGCAAATTTAATCGCAATCAAAATGGATCGGGAGGACATTGCCGAAATGTCATGCATTGCCGGTGTAGGGGGAGATGTAAAACCACTCGTAAAAACGGCAAAATCAGGCAGGGAAATCATCGCCATTGATGGCTGTCCGTTGGCATGTACAAAAAACTGCCTCGCAAGGCACGGTGTTCAGCCAACCCATCATTTTGACCTTTCCAATTTTAATGTGGTAAAGAAAAATGGGGAAGACCCAGACTTAGATGTGTTTATGACGACGTATGAGAGAATAGTAGAGCTCATTTAA